Genomic segment of Gloeocapsa sp. PCC 7428:
TTCTGCATTGCGTCCAAAACCGTCAACAACCCATCACCGGAATTAAAAACGGGATCGATGTTTTAACCATTTTAGAATCAGCGCAAGCATCCTTAACAACTCACGGCAACATGATTGATCTTAAGGAGAAGTGCTTTGTCAGTTAAATTACAGCCACCCGCTACCAATTACTTTGTTCACGAATCAGCCTATGTTGATTCTCCTTGTACGATTGGTACAGGAACGCAAATTTGGCATTTTAGCCATGTTATGCCCAATGTTGAGATTGGCGAAAATTGTAAGCTTGGTCAAAATGTCTTTGTCGCGAGTGGAGTGAAAATTGGTCGTAACGTTAAAATTCAAAACAACGTTTCGGTTTATGCAGGCGTCATTTTAGAAGATGATGTTTTTTGCGGACCAAGTTGCGTATTTACAAACATTAGAAATCCGCGATCGGCGATTCCACGCAACACCGCTGATGATTATTTAGTGACTTTAGTGAAACGTGGGGCGACAATTGGTGCAAATGCCACAATCGTTTGTGGTGTAACGATTGGTCATCATGCGTTCATAGGTGCAGGTTCTACAGTGACGAAAGATGTTCCTGATTATGCTCTTGTCTACGGTAATCCTGCAAGACAACGCGGTTGGATGTGCGAGTGTGGCGCGAAGCTTATCAGTCTAGAGAAAATCCACGTCTGCAACGAGTGCGATCGCCAATATCAGTACACTAGCCCGCATCAGATTCAAAGAATAAAATGAAATCAATTTAGAATATGAAAATTCCCAGTTTTGATGCCAAGAGTCAATATCATATACTTGCGCCTGAGTTAATCAATGTCGTTAGTTCAGTGATGGCTGATGGGCGCTATATTATGGGTCCACAAGTGAAATGCTTTGAAACGCAGTTTGCTAGCTACCTTGATTGTGCTTCTGCGATCTCATGCAATTCTGGTACTGATGCTTTACACCTAGCTTTACGCGCCTTAAATATTGGTGTTGGAGACGAAGTAATCACTACGCCGTTTACGTTTATCGCAACTACCGAAGCGATTGGGATTGTGGGTGCGACTCCTGTGTTTGTAGACGTCGATTTGGAAACTTACAATATCGATCCCCAGCAAATCGAAAGCAAGATTACCGAACGTACTAAGGCGATATTACCTGTGCATCTTTACGGTCGTCCGTGCGATATGTCTGCGATCGTGGCGATCGCACGCAAATATAATCTCAAAGTCATTGAAGATTGCGCGCAAGCAACAGGCGCGGTTTGGGAAGGACAAAAAGTCGGAACGATTGGTGATGTTGGTTGTTTTAGCTTTTTCCCAACAAAAAACTTAGGCTGTTTTGGTGACGGCGGTGCGATCGCCACAAACGATCCTGAAATTGCCGATCGCGTTGAGTATCTGCGCCGACACGGGGGAAAAATTAAGTATCAACATGAAGAATTGGGCTTAAATAGCCGTTTAGATACACTGCAAGCGGCGATTTTATCTGTTAAGCTACCCTATCTCGAACAATGGAACACCGCCAGAAAAGCGATCGCCTATTACTATTTAGAACAACTCGCTTCTGTTTCAGGGATTGTATTGCCAAGCGTTGTTGCTAACGGTACATCTGTTTGGAATCAGTTTACAATTCGGGTTCTGGACGGACAACGCGATCGCCTTCAGCAACAGCTAAATCAAAAAGGAATTAGCACGATGGTTTATTACCCAATTCCTTTACATTTGCAAAAGGTACATAGTCATTTGAATTATCCTTTAGGGTCACTACCCAATAGTGAAAAATTAAGTACTGAAGTTTTATCATTACCAATGTTTCCTGAGTTAAGTTTATTCGAGCAACAAATCACTGTCGAAGCAATCAGTCAAGCTTCAGCAAATTTATCCTGTATCCATGAATACGTATAATACTCATTCGATAATTTCGTAATTTGTGGATAGAAATGAATGTAGGAAAAAATAGATAATTCTGACTTTTATGGCTCAAAGTTCCACAGTTCGAGCTAAACCACGTGCTTACCTTAAGCTATCACTTAGTATACTTTTTGGTATTACTGGACAACTGCTCATGAAGCATACAATGAGTATTGCTGCTACAGAACTATTTACGTTATCGTTTGTTGTGCAATTAACTTTAGCACTGGCGACTTATACGATTGGAGTAGCAAATTGGGTTTTAGCGCTGCGGGTTGTCAAACTTAGTGTGGCTTATCCTTTAAGTAGTTTGAATTATGTGGGAATCTTATTCGGTTCGTACTACTTCTTTAATGAGACGATCACCTTTACACGAATTCTAGGAGTATTACTCATCTTTACCGGAGTTCTATTTGTCGCCTTATCTCAAAGCGGTCGCCAACTCATATCGAAATGAATGTTCTTCCTTGGATATTTTTATTACTTGTCGTAGTTCTCGGTACTGTTGGGCAAATATCCCTCAAATACGCACTCTATAATAATGCCTCGACACCGAAAATTTTTAATTCTTACTATTTTTGGATTTGGTCTATTTGTTATGTAATTGTTACGTTATTGTGGCTCGTTGTTTTACGCACAATTCCGTTAAGTCAAGCTTTTCCTGCTCTTGGATTGACGTTTGCTTTAGTTCCCTTGGCTTCACATCAAGTTCTTAAAGAAAAGATTGCTTTTGGTCAATGGATAGGAATTGCAATCATCATCACTGGAGTTTGTTTAGTTGTACAAATGTAATTTTTAAAATAAGGAAAATAGAATGATGATATTACCAAGAAAAGTATTAGTTACAGGAGTTGCGGGGTTTATTGGTTCTCATTTACTAGATAAACTTATAGCAGCAGGTCATCAAGTTGTTGGTATTGATAACCTGTGCATGGGAAAACTAGAAAACATAGCACATCATCTAGATAATCCAGCGTTTAAGTTTCTACAACGGGATATTACTGAAGCATCGACCTTTGCGAATTTAGAAGACTTTGACTGTTTGGTTCACTTAGCAGCATTTAAAATTCCCCGTTATGGTAAAGCGATTGATACGCTAAAAATTAATTATCAGGGAACAGAAAATGTTTTAGAGTTTGCGCGATCGCGTAACTGTAAGTGTGTTCTTGCTTCGACTTCTGATGTCTATGGTCGCAATCCTAAATTACCATTTAACGAAGATGATGATTCCGTTTTAGGTTCGTCAAAAGTAGCCCGCTGGAGTTATGCTGTTTCTAAACTTTTTGATGAACATTTAGCCTTCGCTTATCAAGAAAGCTACGGATTTCCTGTTGTCATTTTACGCTTTTTTGGTTCCTATGGACCGCGACATCACTTATCTTGGTGGGGGGGACCACAATCGGTTTTTATTGAACAAATTTTGAGCGATCGCGAAATTCAAATTCATGGAGATGGCTTACAAACACGTAGTTTTACCTATATCAGTGATACTGTAGCTGGAATTTACGCAGCAATTATCAAACCTGAAGCCAACGGCGAGATTTTTAATATTGGAAGCGATCGCGAAATTTCAATATTGAACTTGGCTAAAACTATCAAAAGATTAAGCGATACACCTGGCAATCTTAAGCTTAAATTTGTTCCTTACGAATCATTTACTGGGAAGAAGTATGAAGATGTGCGGCGTAGAGTTCCCGATAGTAGCCGTTGCGAGCAAATTCTTGGTATCAAAGCGGAAGTTTCTTTAGAAGAGGGACTATTACGAACAATTGCTTGGCATCGCAGTCTAAAATCACAAGAGGAATCAAGTCTACTTGTGCTGAATTGAGAAATAGATTGGTAATGGGTAATTGATATTACCTATTACCTAAGTTACAAGTTGACGCTTATATTTGAAAAATCACATAACGTAGTCTTTCCATAGACATAAGATGAATAACTTACAATTGCTTTATTTATAAAATTCATATGAACATTGCAGTGATTGGTGGTGGCTTGATGGGGCTAGTTTTAGCTCATCGTCTCTCGCAGCAAGGACATATAGTGACTGTTTTTGAACGTAATCATCAACTAGGTGGACTTGCAACTTATCACGATTACGGTTCTTTTGTGTGGGATCGCTTCTATCATGTTATCTTGCCTTCGGATACACATTTAATTAGATATTTGCATGATATTGGCTTAGGCGATCAGTTACGTTGGCGCAGTACAGGTACAGGCTACTATGTCGATAAAAAATTATATTCAATTAGTAACACATTAGAATTTTTACGCTTTCCGCCTCTTAGTTTGTGGGGAAAGTTTCGGCTAGCTTTTACTTTAATTTATGGCTCTCGAATTAAAAATTGGCAACCTTTAGAAAGAATATCTGTTGAAGATTGGTTAGTTAAACTTAGTGGTAGGAAGACTTATCAAAAATTTTGGCTACCGTTACTGCTAGCGAAGCTTGGAGAAAACTATAAAAAAGTTTCAGCGGTTTTTATATGGTCTTATATTAAACGTTTATTCTCAGCGCGCGATTCTTCTCTAAATAAAGAAAAATTAGGCTATGTTGTAGGAGGATATAAAACAGTTTTTGATCGTCTTGAAAAGTTGATTTATGCTGCGGGTAGTTGTATTTGTACAGGTGTAGCAATTAACAGAATTATTCCTGATTCTGTAGATGGTTTATGGGTTGAGTACAAAAGTAAAAAAGAGCATTTTGATAAGGTTATTTTTACCGCACCTGTTGAAATTTTACAAGACGTTGCACCGCCTAGTCTTGTTCAAATGAGTGGCGATCGCACTTCAATTGAATATCTCGGTGTCATCTGCATGGTATTAGTTACCCGTAAACCTTTAGTTCCTCACTACGTCGTCAATATTGCTGATAGTCGAGTTCCTTTTACGGGAGCGATCGGTATGACTAATCTTGTATCGCTTCAAGAAACTGCTGGATTACATTTAACCTATCTACCAAAATATATCCTATCAAGCGATCCTCTGTTGCAAAAAACTGATGCAGAATTGCGTCAACTATTTGTATCAGGACTTCGTTATATGTTTCCCCATCTAAGTGAAAATGATATTGTCACCACTCATATTAATCGTGCCAAACACGTTCAACCTTTACAGATTCTTAACTACTCGCGCAAAGCACCACAAGTTACCACTAGTCACAAAGATTTCTTAGTTCTCAATACTTCCCAATTTGTAAATGATACACTCAACAATAATACAGTCGTACGCCATGTTGAGGAATTTCTTAAAAATGAACGTTCAATAGTATGAAATCACTTGTAAAATTTCTGTATTAAACCGAAGTTGATAAACTGAAATAAATGGGTACAAAATATTCTAGTAATTTTTGCTAAGACTTTGTACCCATTTACTATTATTTATTTTTGAGCATAGATCTGAATCAGATCGTCAAACGAATGAGTCAGTTGGTACTGATCCACAATCCAACGCGCCACTATAGGGTTAAAGTCCGCGTATGTATTATATCCCCACTCAGTAAATTCGCGTTCTACATAAACAATAAGTTCAGGAGGATTAGCCCGCATTCGGGTAAGAAAGTTTTCTTCATCTTGTGCTGTTGGTAAAGCTACCGGAAGAAAAGTAAGTTCTTTACTAGGTGAGTGAGTTGCTGTGAGAAAATTTAGGATATTACCTTCCGGTAAAACTAGAACTGATGTAGCACCAGAAGCATTAATAACGTCTATTGTTTGATTAAAGACTCGCGCTGTTTTAGCATCTGTCAAATAAAAAGTTCCGTAATCTGAGCTAACAGCATAATTGTAATTGCGAATAAGGTTCCCAGCTTTAAAGCTAGCGCCAATCAATAGGCAAATCAGTAAGTAACGCCAAACGATTTTGCGGTTCTTTTGTGCTAAATAGTAGAGCAAGGTAAAAAATAATATAATAACAGTTGTAGCGTATAAGCCATAAAAATTAATATAAAATAGCCAACGAGAATTAAGTACTAGTGAAAATACTAACAATGCTCCTAGCAAACCTACTTGACTAAACTTGTGACGCTTTGTAAATAAGATAAGTAACCATCCAGCGATCGCAGGCATAAACCACGATAGCTCTCCTAAGGGGTAAGCTACTGCCATAAATCTACTACGGAGAATTACCTTACTTAGCACAATAATGCCAGCGCTAGCGAAAGTAAAACTAATCAAAAACTCAGTGATATTCCTTATCTTGTGTGAACTGTTGCTCTTTGATTTAACTAACCAATGTGCTGCTACCATGGCTAAGACAATGACTACCGACGTAGTCAAAAAAGCCTTAAGCGATAGCCACCATACTTGTAAAGTTTTAATCGGTGAAGTTTGAAACAATTGACTACGATTTAAAACATCAGCTTTAGCAATTGGAAATAACGAAGTATGAATATTTTCCCAAGAAGCTTGCTGCGCAAGTAAAGCTAATGGAATGAAGGCACAAAGGCTAGCAATCAATATTACTAACAAGCTACGATGTATTTTGACTTTGAACTTTTGCACTCCAGAGAGATTGATAGCAGCTAACACCCCTGCTATTGCAGCAACTCCATATTCCTGTTTTGATAAACCCGCTAGCCCACAAGCGATCGCAGCAGCTACCAGCCATCTCGTCTTATAGGATGACTGTTCATAATAATGTACACAACTAATCGCCATTAAACATAATACTGTTGCATATACGGCTGCATAGCTATAAGGCACGACAAAATTAAATATTCCTGAACCCAGAATGCAGTAAATCATTATGCATACTGTACATAAAGCAGCCCAACTTGCATTAGTCAGCGTCTTAGCTAACTGATAAACTAAGACTGTAGCAACCAATGATAAAACAAAACCTAGTATATAAAAGACTTCTAAACGGTGTCCAAAAATAGACAGTGCTAAAGCATTTACGTAATACGCAAGCGGACCATAATACGTCGCAATATCGCGATAGAGCGCTTGTCCTGTAAGTAAACGCGCTGGGATTTCTACTTCACGCCCAATATCGATAACCGCACC
This window contains:
- a CDS encoding acyltransferase is translated as MSVKLQPPATNYFVHESAYVDSPCTIGTGTQIWHFSHVMPNVEIGENCKLGQNVFVASGVKIGRNVKIQNNVSVYAGVILEDDVFCGPSCVFTNIRNPRSAIPRNTADDYLVTLVKRGATIGANATIVCGVTIGHHAFIGAGSTVTKDVPDYALVYGNPARQRGWMCECGAKLISLEKIHVCNECDRQYQYTSPHQIQRIK
- a CDS encoding DegT/DnrJ/EryC1/StrS aminotransferase family protein, producing MKIPSFDAKSQYHILAPELINVVSSVMADGRYIMGPQVKCFETQFASYLDCASAISCNSGTDALHLALRALNIGVGDEVITTPFTFIATTEAIGIVGATPVFVDVDLETYNIDPQQIESKITERTKAILPVHLYGRPCDMSAIVAIARKYNLKVIEDCAQATGAVWEGQKVGTIGDVGCFSFFPTKNLGCFGDGGAIATNDPEIADRVEYLRRHGGKIKYQHEELGLNSRLDTLQAAILSVKLPYLEQWNTARKAIAYYYLEQLASVSGIVLPSVVANGTSVWNQFTIRVLDGQRDRLQQQLNQKGISTMVYYPIPLHLQKVHSHLNYPLGSLPNSEKLSTEVLSLPMFPELSLFEQQITVEAISQASANLSCIHEYV
- a CDS encoding NAD(P)-dependent oxidoreductase translates to MMILPRKVLVTGVAGFIGSHLLDKLIAAGHQVVGIDNLCMGKLENIAHHLDNPAFKFLQRDITEASTFANLEDFDCLVHLAAFKIPRYGKAIDTLKINYQGTENVLEFARSRNCKCVLASTSDVYGRNPKLPFNEDDDSVLGSSKVARWSYAVSKLFDEHLAFAYQESYGFPVVILRFFGSYGPRHHLSWWGGPQSVFIEQILSDREIQIHGDGLQTRSFTYISDTVAGIYAAIIKPEANGEIFNIGSDREISILNLAKTIKRLSDTPGNLKLKFVPYESFTGKKYEDVRRRVPDSSRCEQILGIKAEVSLEEGLLRTIAWHRSLKSQEESSLLVLN
- a CDS encoding NAD(P)/FAD-dependent oxidoreductase, coding for MNIAVIGGGLMGLVLAHRLSQQGHIVTVFERNHQLGGLATYHDYGSFVWDRFYHVILPSDTHLIRYLHDIGLGDQLRWRSTGTGYYVDKKLYSISNTLEFLRFPPLSLWGKFRLAFTLIYGSRIKNWQPLERISVEDWLVKLSGRKTYQKFWLPLLLAKLGENYKKVSAVFIWSYIKRLFSARDSSLNKEKLGYVVGGYKTVFDRLEKLIYAAGSCICTGVAINRIIPDSVDGLWVEYKSKKEHFDKVIFTAPVEILQDVAPPSLVQMSGDRTSIEYLGVICMVLVTRKPLVPHYVVNIADSRVPFTGAIGMTNLVSLQETAGLHLTYLPKYILSSDPLLQKTDAELRQLFVSGLRYMFPHLSENDIVTTHINRAKHVQPLQILNYSRKAPQVTTSHKDFLVLNTSQFVNDTLNNNTVVRHVEEFLKNERSIV
- a CDS encoding small multidrug resistance protein, yielding MKHTMSIAATELFTLSFVVQLTLALATYTIGVANWVLALRVVKLSVAYPLSSLNYVGILFGSYYFFNETITFTRILGVLLIFTGVLFVALSQSGRQLISK
- a CDS encoding EamA family transporter, whose product is MNVLPWIFLLLVVVLGTVGQISLKYALYNNASTPKIFNSYYFWIWSICYVIVTLLWLVVLRTIPLSQAFPALGLTFALVPLASHQVLKEKIAFGQWIGIAIIITGVCLVVQM
- a CDS encoding glycosyltransferase family 39 protein yields the protein MRNSAEFQGRRLGKEQIIKNWLRLDLWLGIVLVCFAAIAALSWGKLDGAVIDIGREVEIPARLLTGQALYRDIATYYGPLAYYVNALALSIFGHRLEVFYILGFVLSLVATVLVYQLAKTLTNASWAALCTVCIMIYCILGSGIFNFVVPYSYAAVYATVLCLMAISCVHYYEQSSYKTRWLVAAAIACGLAGLSKQEYGVAAIAGVLAAINLSGVQKFKVKIHRSLLVILIASLCAFIPLALLAQQASWENIHTSLFPIAKADVLNRSQLFQTSPIKTLQVWWLSLKAFLTTSVVIVLAMVAAHWLVKSKSNSSHKIRNITEFLISFTFASAGIIVLSKVILRSRFMAVAYPLGELSWFMPAIAGWLLILFTKRHKFSQVGLLGALLVFSLVLNSRWLFYINFYGLYATTVIILFFTLLYYLAQKNRKIVWRYLLICLLIGASFKAGNLIRNYNYAVSSDYGTFYLTDAKTARVFNQTIDVINASGATSVLVLPEGNILNFLTATHSPSKELTFLPVALPTAQDEENFLTRMRANPPELIVYVEREFTEWGYNTYADFNPIVARWIVDQYQLTHSFDDLIQIYAQK